GGCCTGACGATGGGCGCGTTATCACTGAACGGTGAACAGATTTTCAAGGATGGCTTCGGGCCGTTGCTGCAAGATTGCGGCTCGGTGCCATTCAACGATCTGGCCGCATTGGAACAGGCGCTCAGCAGCCGCAACGTGGCGGCGTTCGTGGTCGAGCCGATCCAAGGCAAAGGCGTGAATATCCCGGACGATAATTACCTGCCCGAAGTCGAACGCATGTGCAAGAAATATGGCACCTTGTTTGTCGCGGATGAAATTCAGACCGGACTGGGGCGTACTGGTAAATTCTGGGCAGTTGAGCATTGGGGCGTGAAGCCCGACATGATTTGCATGGCCAAGGCACTGTCCGGCGGGTTTGTTCCGGTTGGCGCGGTGGCAATGACGCAACCGATTATGGACAGCGTGTTTAACCGCATGGACCGCGCGGTGGTGCATGGCTCCACGTTCTCCAAGAACAATATGGCGATGGCGGCGGGGCTGGCCAGTCTAGAAGTGATCAAAAGCGAAAAACTGGTCGAGAACAGCGCCAAGGTCGGTGCGGATTTGATCGCACGGTTGAATGCCTTAACCGGTCAGTTTGAATTCCTGAAGGGAGCGCGCGGCAAAGGATCGATGATCGCGGTGGAATTCAAATCGCCCGACAGTTTCTCGTTAAAAGCCGCCTGGATGATGCTGGAAGCGGCCAACAAAGGGTTGTTCTGCCAGATGATCACGATCCCGTTGTTCAAAGAACACCGAATCCTGACGCAGGTGGCGGGGCATGGCATGAATGTGGTCAAACTGTTACCGCCGCTGATCCTGACACAAAAAGATTGCGACCGCATTATCAGTGCATTTTCCAAGACGATCGCCGATACGCATCAAGTGCCGGGTTCCATTTGGGAGCTTGGCAAGAACCTGGCCAGCCATGCGTTAAAAGCGAAGGCCGGTCAAAGCTAGAATCCGCATGAATACCGAACACTCCAACGAACTGCATTATTTCTGGTGGCTGGCGCTGGCTTGTGTGTCGGGCGGGGTGCTGTACCTGCTCAGTCCGATTCTGACACCCTTCTTGCTGGCCGCAGTCATTGCTTATATCTGTAATCCGATGGTGACACGCATGGCGGGCAGAAATATCTCGCGTACCGCAGGCACGATATTGGTGATGTTCTTATTACTCGGCATGTTCGCGGCGCTGATTTTGATCATGGTGCCGCTGTTTGAAGAAGAAGCCCGGCGGATGCTGGACAAAATGCCGGTTTATCTCGAAGTGCTGCGGACCAAGGTGATTCCGTGGCTGGAAGCCCGGTTTAACATCAGCCTGCAACCGGACATGAATGTGCTGAAGCAAGCGATATCGGAACACTGGCAGAGCGCGGGTGGAGTGGCGGCAAAAGTGCTGCCTTCGTTGACCAGCGGCGGCATGGCGATTGTCGAGTTTCTGGTCAATATGCTGCTGGTGCCGGTGGTGTTGTTTTATCTGCTGCGCGATTGGGACATGTTGATCAAGCTGATCGATGAAATGATCCCGCGCTACTGGCACAAGCAGATTTCCCTATTGGCCCGGGAAACTGACCAGATTCTCGCGGAATTCCTGCGCGGGCAATTGTCCGTCATCGTACTGATGAGCATTTGTTACATTACCGGCCTCTGGCTGGCGGGATTGGAATTTGCATTACCGATCGGCTTGGTTGCGGGCATTCTGGTTTTCGTCCCGTATCTCGGCATGATCGTCGGCCTGACGCTCGCAACACTGGCCGCTGTGATGCAGTTTCAAGATTGGAGCGGATTGATACCGGTATGGATCGTGTTTGGTATTGGTCAATTGCTGGAGGGCATGCTGTTTACCCCTTGGCTGGTGGGTGACCGCATCGGCTTACATCCGGTCATGGTGATTTTTGCCTTGATGGCGTTCGGTCAATTATTCGGTTTTTTCGGCATCCTGCTGGCGCTGCCGGTGAGCGCCGTATTGCTGGTATGGCTGCGGCACCTGCATCAGCATTATCTGATCAGTAATTTCTATAATTCATAACCCTGCCGGTTTAGAGTCTGGCGGCATCCCTGAGTCATGATGATGCAACAATTGCTGCTCGATATTTTGCCGCCGCCGTCCCCCGCGCTGGAAAATTTTCAACCGGGAAAAAATGCCGAATTGCTGCACATGCTGACCGGCATTTTGTCCGGCCGGGAACAGGAACGTTTTGTTTATGTGTGGGGTAAGCCGGGGTGCGGCAAAAGTCATGTGCTGCAAGCGATTGTTGCTGCGTATACACAAAGAAACCTAAAAGCGGTATATTGCAGCGCCAAAAAGCAGAGTGAATTTCCGGTTGAAGGTGATGTAGATTGCATCGCCATCGACGATATCGATGACCTGAATGCAGCGGCTCAGATCGGATTGTTCAATCTGTATAACCAGTTGCGCGACGAAGGCCATGCCTTATTGCTGCTGAGCGGCACAGTTGCGCCGATGTATCTGAATTTGCGCCAGGATCTGGTGACGCGTTTGGGCTGGGGGTTGGTTTTTCAGGTGCATGAACTGACCGAAGCGGAGAAAATCCAAGCCATGAAAACGCATGCTGCGGATCGCGGCTTTGAGATTTCGCAGGAAATTTGTCTTTATTTGTTGCGGCACGGGCGGCGCGATTTACCGTCGCTGATGATGACGCTGGATGCTTTGGACCGCTATTCGCTGGTGCATCAGCGTCCTATTACCATTCCTTTGTTACGAGAATTATTACAGGTGGCTTCATGAATTTAGCATTATTTGATTTGGATAACACGCTGATTGCAGGCGACAGTGATTTTCAGTGGGCGCAGTTTTTGATAGAAAAGAACGCGCTGGATCGTGAGTTGCACGAAGCGAAAAATATCGAATTTTACGAGCAATACAAAGCCGGGACGCTGGATATTCACGAATTTCTCGATTTTCAGCTTAAGCCGCTGGCGCGTCATCCGCGAGCGCAACTGGAAGCCTGGCGTAAGGAATTCATGACCCAAAGGATTACCCCGATAATCGCGCCCGGCACGCGGAAATTGATCGAACAGCATATGCTGGATAACGATTTGTGCATCATTATCACCGCCACCAACAGTTTCGTCACCGCGCCAATTGCCCAGGCGCTCGGTATCGAGTACTTGATTGCAACCGAGCCGGAAGAAAAGAACGGTGAATTTACCGGCCGGGTTTCCGGCACACCGTCATTCCGCGAAGGAAAAGTCGAACGGCTGGAGAAATGGCTGGATGCGCACAATCTGACGTGGCTGTCGTTCCTGCGCAGCTGGTTTTACAGCGATTCGCTGAACGACCTGCCGTTGCTCAGCAAAGTCACGCACCCGGTCGCGGTTGATCCCGATCCGACACTGAAAAGCCACGCCGAGAGAAACAACTGGCCGATTATCAGTTTGCGTTAGTGTTAATCCGTGTGAATCGCCCATTGCTCTGCTGAGTTTTCGTTACGATTCAATCAAATTGCATGGAATAAAACAGATCGACCGCACTATCCTCACCGGCTTGCGTGACGATGGTAATTCTCGGTGTCAGACTGTAATTCAGCTTAGCGATACCAACCGTGGTTGCTGTTAGGCCCCGCTCATAAGTCAAATAAGCGCGCGATGAAATGCGCTTGCCAATCACGCCGATCTGCCCGGTCAATGAACTGCCGATGCTTGCTTGCTTGAAAGTGATCTCGTCCACACCGAGCGCTTGGGTGATTCGATCGGTAATACCGCTGCCGGATTGACCGCCGAGTATCGATCCGGCGGCTGACAGCAGTACCGAGGTATCGAGGCCGCTGGCGTCGGGTTTTCTACCCAGTACGATCCAGGACAGTTTTTCGAGATCGGGTACCTCCGGTGTCGATACCAATCTTACCCGCGGGTGGCGTACCGATCCGTCGATTTCGACACCGGCCTCGACTGCCAGCCCCTCCCGCACCGCTAGTACGCTCAGATTGGGATCATCGAGCGGCCCCTGGAAACTGACGATGCCGCGTTTGACCGTCAAATTCTGCCCGTATGCTTTGAATGCAGTGTCCTGCGCAGCGATCACACCGGTGAGCTTGAGTTGCTGATTGTTGTCGTTGCGGACTTGCAGCTGGCCAGCCAGGCGGCCTTCCAGACCCGCGGCGCGGATATGGAATTTTTCCCCCAGATTAAAGTTCATCGCAAGATCCAGCGCCAGTTTCTGCGCACGTTGCGGTGCTGAGGTATTGACCAGAACGACATCGTCCGGCAAAGACGGGCGATCTTCCGGCGGCTGCATGATCAAACCGGCGTCGGCCCGTAAATCGCCGGCAACGCTGAGGCGGTTTTGCTGTAAACGGACGGTGCCGCTGCCGGAAGAGACAATCCAGTAATCGGTTTTATGCGCCAGCGGCAGTTTCTCGATGGAGAAATCGAGGTGGCTTGGGCCGCCGGTTAATCCGGCCTTGCCGCTGACAGTCAGGGAGCCCGCCGTATCTTGCAGCGCCAGATTGCCGAACAAGCGATTATCCGGTGGCGGCCCATGAGGACTGGCGAAGTGCAGCCGGTCGATGTGCAGATCCGCTTGCTGAAAATGCGCAGTCAGGGTGCCTTGCTGCAGGCGAATGCCCTGTTCCAGTAAGGCCAGGCGTAAATTTGCGCCGGACACCGTGCCGCTGATATCGGGTTGCTGCAGCGTACCCCGGACTCCAGCTTGAATGTGCAATTCGCCATCGGCGTGGAGATTGTCACCGAACGCATTGAGCCACTTCAAGCTGGCGATGCTGGCTTGGATATTCCCCTGCAACGGCGATTCCTTGACCATGGGCCACAGTGCTTTCGTGGGTTGCAGCGGCATCGCCGCTTCCGCTCGAACGCTGCCCAGTGTTTCGCTATTCAGCGTGAATTGTCCGGATAGTTTTCCCTGCCGTGCGGTTGCTTGCAGCAGTAATTGTTGCAATCCCAATGGCTGCGGTATGTCTCCGGGCAAATACCAGTCGCCGCGTTCGCGCTGGATGTGCAATTCGCCGCTCAGCTGCGTGGCGTTATCGAGATACCAGCGGCCGCCCAATTGTAACGGAGCTTCTTTTGCGCGCACCGGTGCGCCGGGCAGCAGCCCAATGCCGGTGAAATCACCGCTGGTTTTCAAACTGTCCGGAGTCCAGTGCAATTGCTCGATGCGGACCGATCCGCCGGAAAGCGAAAACCCGGCATCATGTAACAAAAACGATGTTGTGCTGGCCGCGAGTGTGGCCGGTGCCAGCAGGCGAAACGGCATGTCACCGGTAGCAGACAATCCGGTCAGTTGGCCTTGCCAGCGCGGCGGCTGCCCCGGTTTTGCCTTGCTCAAACCGCCGTTTGCCGCCAATCGTACCCCGCTATCCCGGTTGATAGCGGCATTGACTATGAGGTGGTGGTGCCCGGTTTTACCGTCGAGGGTGCCGATCAACTGCCTGATCGTTGCTTGCTCATGCGCGCGATAGGTATCGGCTGCCACGTTCAGCGCAATGGTGTCATCTTGCTGCCACCGCGCGCTGGCGGATAGGCCCGAGAATTGTTGTTTACCGGGTAATTCGAGATGTTTGCTGGTCAATTTCCAGTCGAGATCCGGTGTTTTTAGAGTGCCGCGGAAACTAAGCTGCGTCTGCAAATCGCCCGACACGCCCAAACCCAGCTGTGCCAATGCGGGGGCATTGACCGTCAATTGAACGTCGTGCCGTTCACCGTCCAGGCGGCCCTGCGCAAGCAGCCGGTTTGAGCCCGCCAGCAATTCAGCCTTGCCGCTGAAGCGCCCCGCGCCGGTGAATGCGATCTCTCCCGAGCCGCTGACCGGTGATTTCGCCAGGCGGCTTTTTTGCATAGCGTATTTCAAAGTACCGGTAACCGCCGGTAATCGTTGGCCGGATAACTGCAAGGTGGCGTTCAGGCTGGAGTCGACCGCTTGAATAAAATCCGCGCTGTTGAAATCAATCAACTCGCCCGACAATTCAAACGACTGATCCCCCGTCAACTGCAATTTGCCTTGACCGGCCAATCGCGACCGGTTGCGTTGCACAATGAACTGCTCGAGCACGAGTTGTTCCGGTGTGCGGGCAATGTTGGCAGTCAAACGCAACGACCGGTCGCGCAGATCGATGCGGGCAGATTGCTTTTCCGTACCGCCGCTGAGCTCGATCTTGCCGGAAACTGCGGCGGTTTGCAGGCGGCTGTCGAGCTGTTGCGGATCGAGCCGCTCGACCGCTAAGTCCGCGGTGAGGATGTGCTTGCTCCAGTCCCAAGCCAATGCTCCGCGTACAACCCCATCCTTTCCGGATTGCGCATGCACATCCGGTAGCGTCAGCGATTGCGGGGAAAATTGCACGCGAGTATCAATGGCGGACAGCGGAATACCGTTTTGATCGAACGGCGCGGGCGCATGATTTTCGATGTTGATGTGACCGGCCAATTGTCCGGCCTTGTTTTGCATCAACTGTGACGACAGAGACAGTTTTGCTTGCGGCGCATTGGCCAGAAAATCGGCCGGATTCCACTGTTCCAGCATAGCGTCTAACTGCGTTAGCGGATTCGCGGCAAACGGCTGCACTTGTGCTTGCAGTGTCATATTGGCGGCAGGCGGCTTGCTGGCGGATTGAATCGTGAGCTGTTCCAGATTCCCGGTAACGGTTGTGTCGATGCCGCCCCATGAACCGTCAGCGGTGATGCCGATACGGGCGGATAAGGCATACGGCGCGTTGCCCGCGAGCTCCGCCTGCGATTCGACAGTCGCCCAAGGTGTTGTGAAATTCAGCTGCGTGAGCCGGTGATGCTTGCCGTCGCTGTCCAATGCCAGTACTAAATTGGATATGACCGGCGCAGCATTCTCCTGGGTTGCCGCATTCAGATGAATTGAACCGGCAGTCAATTCCGCAATCGATAATCCGAACGGTAGCAGCAAACTGTCCGGCGGTTGCGGAGCTGCGGGCGTGGTCTCAGTCGTATGCTGATTGATCCAAATCGACTCCAACGCCAGCCGGTTGACACTGATCCGCCGCTGCAACAATTGCCCGGGATTCCAGTGCATGTGGAGATTTCTTAGCGTCAGTGCCAGTTCATAGTTGCTGAAATGAATATGTTCAATGTGCAGGTCTTGCAGTGTGCCATAAACACCGGTCAACTGAACCGTGCCGCCGCTCCAACGGTTAACAGCGGCGGCTGTCGATTGCAATCCGGATGAGCTATACAACAACCAATAACCGGCAATTACCGTTAACACCAGCCAAAGCAACAAACTGCCAACCAACGTGCGATAACGCCGGGCGGTTTTCGAGGAAGACGGGTTTACGGTGTGTTGCTCGGACATAAACGATCCTCAGCCGGTCAGAAAGCGACGGCCATTGAGAAATGCACGCGTAGCGAACCGGTTTCGTGACCCCGCGCCAGATCGAGCGCGAGCGGTCCCGCTGGGCTGCGCCAGCGGACACCGGCGCCGTAGGCGAGAAACATCTGCATGTCTTGCCAGCGGTCGGCCGCGCTGCCAATGTCGGCAAACGCCGCCGCGCCCCATTGTTGGGTCAGCCAATGGGTATACTCGGCGGTCCCGGTCGCCATCACCCGGCCGCCGACGATGGCATTGCCTTCGTGGACACCGATGCCTTTGAAATCGTAACCGCGCAGCGATTGAATACCACCGGCGCGAAACAAGTATTCCTGCGGAATGCCGAAACGTGACGATGCCAGGGTATAACCGGCTTCCGCGCGCAGGAAGAAAACGTCGCGCGATCCCACCGGCCACCAGCTCTGATGCCGGGCATAAGTGCGGATAAAATCCTGATCCGACAGCAATTGCTGACTGCCGCCGCCGATGCGCACTTCGGTGCTGTGGCCGCGCCGGATATTGACCGGATCGTCGACAATCTGCCGCCGCCAGCGCCAATCCAGCACCAGCGCTTCGTTGATCTGATTGATCGCACCGTCGGGTTTTTTATGTTCACGCTGCCAATTCAAGCCGAATTGCATGAACATGGTTGGTGTCTGGTAATTGCGTGAAATACCGACTTTCTGGCCGACGGTTTGCAGGCCTTGAATATCGGTCATCTGCAGGCTGGCGCCGAGCGAATAATTGATCTGGTTTTGATCGGGCAGGGTGTCGATTCCCGCGAGAAACGTTTGCCGTTTTTGCTCGAGACGCAGCAAACTGGTGAGATTCCAGGCACGGTCCAGTAAATTATGATGATGGTAATTGACTTCACCGCGTGCGCCATTGTTGGAACTGTAACCCACACCGAAAGCAAAGCGTTGTGCCTGCGCTTCCGTCAGCATGACTTTAACCGGTACCGACCGGTGTTGGGCGATATCGGGCGCGATACTGACTGAAACCGTGCTGAATTGCGGTTTTTTCTGCAATGCGAGTTGATACTGATGCAGCAAATCGCGTTGATAAATATCGCCTGGCTTGAAAGGCGCAAGCCGCGTGATCAGTGATGCATCGTAACGTTCCAGGCCGGAAACTTGAGTTTCTCCAAGATAGAAAACCGGCCCGGAATCGATAGTGACGGTAAGGTCAGCGCGCGCTGCGCCCGGATCGACGCTGGCCTGGCTGCCCGTGATGACGGCGGCGGCGAATGCTTGTTGGGTGATGCTATCAATCAAAGCGGATTTTGCCTGTTCCCAATCGGCGGAGCGGAAGGGCAATCCGGTCTTTAACGGCCACACAGCGCGAAGCTGCTCGATGCGCTTGTGGTGATCTTCATCGCCATTGGCGATATCGCCCGCAAATTCAAGGTTAACCGAACCTACGCGGGTCAATTCGCCAGGATCGATTTTGATCTCGATTGATTGTTCTGGCGCCGGTTTTGTCACGGAGATCATGGCATTGAAGTAACCTTCAGTCGCCATGATTTCTTTGATTTCTTTTTGTAAGCGATGCACAAAAATGTTTTCATCAAACTCGCTGGCGAATGACTCTGTAGGTAATTGAATATATTTATCGAGTAATTCTTGTACCGGCTGCGGCGCCGATAAGGAGACGATAGCCGACTTACCGGGCAAATCGGAAGTTTCTTGCGCAACCGCGTGGAAACTCGATAAGACCAATAGCACAATCATATAAAAGCGGATATTACAGAATCGAGTCAACTGATAATTGGATTAAAAAATCTTGAATACTGAGAAATGAACTGCCGCCATGGTTCGAAAGGCTTATTCTATAAGTATTGGCACGGCTAAAGGGAAAGGGTTCCCTCAGGCAGGAAAATAATGAACTTACTTTTACGGGGCTTTTATTAGCATGAATGCACGGGCGGTATAGGAAAACCGCTTTGTCCGGTTGTTAAGAGTCTTTTGATGGCCATATGTTTTTTCGTATGGAAACAAATGATTTCTCAAGAATCATTTGCAGTAAGCGAGAGTATCTACCGTGCTTGCTTACCTGATCGCAGCCGATGCGAAAATTTCAGGTGAGCCGCTAAGTGCTTAGTTTTGCAAACGGACCAAAGGTGCGCGATGGGACTAAACAACTAACCACCGCATTCTGCGCAATGGATGCGCAAACATTCCCGATAGGGAATATTTTCTCGAGTAAGATAAGTTGAAGCATAATTTTTCCCGTTCAGGAAAATTAACTTGCTCAGATGTGCGCTTTGTTTCATAATTTCCCGAACGGGAAAAATAGGCAATGCGAAATTCATGATCCGCATCCACAGCACTCAATCGCTCGGACTCGCTCTGCGTGCAGCACGCAAGCAGCTTGGCCTGACGCAATCTCAACTGGCTTTGGCAGCCGGTGTCGGGCTGCGTTTTATGGTTGATCTCGAAGCGGGAAAGCCCACGTTGAGACTTGAGCAGGTTCTGCGGGTTATCGACGCCTTAGGCGGTGAGATCGTTCTTGCGGGCCTGCCGGAACAACAATCCGCGGTGATGAAGATAGACAGCGATGGCACATGAACTGGAGGTCTGGCTGTTCACCGATCACGTCGGCACCTTGTCGCTGCAGGAGGGGCGGCTCAGTTTCCGCTACCGCGAAAACTGGCTCAATCGTCCGGGAGCTGTCGCGTTGTCTTGCTCTCTCCCCTTGCAATTGGATGCATTCGATGACATCCACACGCGCCCATTCTTTGCCGGTCTGCTCCCCGAAGGTCATCTGCGCCGCTTGATCGCACAGCAGTTCCAGGTATCGGGTCAGAACGACTTTGCCTTGCTCGATCACATCGGTGGAGAGTGTGCCGGAGCCATTACGTTTCTGCCGCCTGGAACACCTCCTGCACCGCCCGGGGATGACTGCGTTCAGTGGCTGAACGATGATGAACTGATCGCCATCCTTGATGAATTGCCCCGCTGCCCGATGATGGCAGGCAAGGATGACTTGCGGCTATCATTGGCCGGTGTGCAGGACAAGCTGCCGGTTGTTTTTGACGGACAGCGCATTGGTCTGACACAAGGAGGGCAACCCAGTACCCATATCCTGAAGCCGCTCAAGCGCAGATCCGCGCCGACGCCAGCCGCCGCTTTCTGCTGGTGGCGCGTTATGACCGGCAAACCGATACGCAAAGCCGAGTAGCACGCCTGCATCAGGAGGATTTCTGTCAAGCACTGGGCGTGGTGCCCGAGATGAAATACCAAAACGAAGGAGGCCCCGATCTTGCCGCGTGCTTCAGCCTGTTGCGCCATGCTACCCGGCCTAGCGCACCGCAGGTGCTGCGTCTGCTCGATTACGTGGTGTTCAACGCCTTGATCGGCAATCATGACGCACATGCCAAGAATTTCTCCTTACTCTACACCGGCGAGTTTCCGGTACTGGCGCCGCTGTACGACACTCTGTCGACGGCGATATACGAGAATCTCACGCCCAAGATGGCGATGAAAATCGGCAGCAAATACAAATTCAGTGAGGTGCAGGCCCATCATTGGGACCAGTTCGCCGAAAGCGCCGGATTGGGCCGGGCCCAAACCCGTAAGCGCATTCTGGAACTGGCGCAGATCCTACCGAAAACTGCCCGCCAGCTTCAATCGCAAAAAGAACTTGGATTCGCTGAAAACCCCTTGGTTGAGCAGATTATCGCACTGATAGAGCAGCGAGCCGCGCTGACGATACATCGGCTCACCGAGCCGTAAGGAAATGCACAGACTCGATGGACGTAGATTTGATTCTTATTGGGGGATTGAACCGTCTCGGAATGGTATAAATGTGTCCTCTGGGATTGACTGAAATTGGGGAAGGAACGAAAAATACCAAAGAATGGAGTGGCTACCATTCTTCAAGGTTAAACCAGCAGTATCGGGTTATTTATCAAATCAACAACAATGAAGTTTATGTTCTCGTTGAACAAATTTAACCGCACGATTACCGGAGAAAATAATGGACGAATATCAATTGGCCAAAAAAACATGCGACGTGACAGTCGGCGAGTCGGTAAAAATTATCCGCGAACTCCAAGGATTAAATCAGAATGAATTGGCTGACCTTACCGGCATTCCGCAATCAACCCTCTCCGCCATCGAACATGACAAAATCAACTTGGGAATTGAACGCACCAAAATATTGGCAAAAGCCCTCAAGTGCCACCCAGCAGTGCTGGTTTTTCCCGGCTGGGATTATTCTGCTGCATAACACTCTTGTGCAGTTTGATGTTGGGCTTTCTTCGGCAACCCACAACCTACCGTGCTTGATTTATTCTGCAATTCGATTGAGCCAGTAACCGGGTTTTCTGCTTTGATGCATCACGGCAACCACATAGATTTTTTCTTTTGATTGCCTGTAAATTACCGCAAATGGGAAGCGGGTAAGGATATAACGCCGGAATCCATTTCCGAACTGAGGCCATACACCGGGAAGCTCGGCGATGGCAGCATAAGCGCTTTCAAGCTCATTGATGAAATCACCGCCTAACCCTTTTGCCTGCGATTCATACCAGACGACCGATTCACGTATATCGCGCGCAACTTCAGGATGAAAGTAAACGTTTGTCACAACTCGCGTTTCAATTTCAACTTGATTTCTTCCCAGCTAACCGGTTCCACCGCACCGGATTCAAGTTGCGCGAACCGGCGTTCTGCGATTTGAATCCAAGCCTCATCGACATGCTCCTCGTTGGCATCATCCAAACTTGAAATCAGGCAATGCGCGAGCGTCGCTTTTTCTTGGGACGACAATGTCTTGATATTTTCCAGAATCCATTTCATCTTATCGGGCATAATAAACTCTCCGAAACCTTCATTAATAGGCAGTTAATCATTGAAAGACGAATTGGATTCCAGTATTAATGTTTGAGAAATTTATCCTGGATGGCGCAAGCTTTATCCAGGCTACTTGCTGAATTGCCAAACGAGCACATTGTTATATGTTTTTTGCTGTAGATTTAAGTGCTGCAATGAAATCTCTAAGTTTTGATTCCTGAATTTGCGCTTTTAGCACATATTTGTCGTCACTTTTTGCTGAAAATATAAGAAACCATTTGTTTTTTATTTTGAGCCTTTCTACGTGTGCGTGTGCCACAGAATTCCTAAGATGTTTGAATAGGCTTCTGGCTCTACTGTTGTTGCCTATTTGGAATATTGCTAATTGTCTCGCCTCAGAGCCAAAGGATAAATTTTCATTTATCTCTTTATCAGATTCTGATTTAGTATTTAATGGTTTTATCTCAAATTTGTTGTCACGTTTATAAGCAGTAAATTCCTTACTCCGTATATCAAAACCGCCTTTCTCGGGTATATCCCGATAGACCGTTTCCCATGGTACTAATAAATTCAAATATAAATTTGCTGCCGTATTTCTATCGAGTATGAAAATCATTTTACGTATAACGGCACTCACTAAAGTGGTGCGTGTGTCTGGTCATCACTCATCCATAAAAGGTGCATTTCATGGCCATCGGCGAATT
The DNA window shown above is from Nitrosomonas sp. Is35 and carries:
- a CDS encoding autotransporter assembly complex family protein; translation: MIVLLVLSSFHAVAQETSDLPGKSAIVSLSAPQPVQELLDKYIQLPTESFASEFDENIFVHRLQKEIKEIMATEGYFNAMISVTKPAPEQSIEIKIDPGELTRVGSVNLEFAGDIANGDEDHHKRIEQLRAVWPLKTGLPFRSADWEQAKSALIDSITQQAFAAAVITGSQASVDPGAARADLTVTIDSGPVFYLGETQVSGLERYDASLITRLAPFKPGDIYQRDLLHQYQLALQKKPQFSTVSVSIAPDIAQHRSVPVKVMLTEAQAQRFAFGVGYSSNNGARGEVNYHHHNLLDRAWNLTSLLRLEQKRQTFLAGIDTLPDQNQINYSLGASLQMTDIQGLQTVGQKVGISRNYQTPTMFMQFGLNWQREHKKPDGAINQINEALVLDWRWRRQIVDDPVNIRRGHSTEVRIGGGSQQLLSDQDFIRTYARHQSWWPVGSRDVFFLRAEAGYTLASSRFGIPQEYLFRAGGIQSLRGYDFKGIGVHEGNAIVGGRVMATGTAEYTHWLTQQWGAAAFADIGSAADRWQDMQMFLAYGAGVRWRSPAGPLALDLARGHETGSLRVHFSMAVAF
- a CDS encoding helix-turn-helix transcriptional regulator, which gives rise to MLRCALCFIISRTGKIGNAKFMIRIHSTQSLGLALRAARKQLGLTQSQLALAAGVGLRFMVDLEAGKPTLRLEQVLRVIDALGGEIVLAGLPEQQSAVMKIDSDGT
- a CDS encoding HipA N-terminal domain-containing protein, translated to MAHELEVWLFTDHVGTLSLQEGRLSFRYRENWLNRPGAVALSCSLPLQLDAFDDIHTRPFFAGLLPEGHLRRLIAQQFQVSGQNDFALLDHIGGECAGAITFLPPGTPPAPPGDDCVQWLNDDELIAILDELPRCPMMAGKDDLRLSLAGVQDKLPVVFDGQRIGLTQGGQPSTHILKPLKRRSAPTPAAAFCWWRVMTGKPIRKAE
- a CDS encoding HipA domain-containing protein, which translates into the protein MARYDRQTDTQSRVARLHQEDFCQALGVVPEMKYQNEGGPDLAACFSLLRHATRPSAPQVLRLLDYVVFNALIGNHDAHAKNFSLLYTGEFPVLAPLYDTLSTAIYENLTPKMAMKIGSKYKFSEVQAHHWDQFAESAGLGRAQTRKRILELAQILPKTARQLQSQKELGFAENPLVEQIIALIEQRAALTIHRLTEP
- a CDS encoding helix-turn-helix transcriptional regulator, which encodes MDEYQLAKKTCDVTVGESVKIIRELQGLNQNELADLTGIPQSTLSAIEHDKINLGIERTKILAKALKCHPAVLVFPGWDYSAA
- a CDS encoding type II toxin-antitoxin system RelE/ParE family toxin gives rise to the protein MTNVYFHPEVARDIRESVVWYESQAKGLGGDFINELESAYAAIAELPGVWPQFGNGFRRYILTRFPFAVIYRQSKEKIYVVAVMHQSRKPGYWLNRIAE
- a CDS encoding addiction module protein, encoding MPDKMKWILENIKTLSSQEKATLAHCLISSLDDANEEHVDEAWIQIAERRFAQLESGAVEPVSWEEIKLKLKREL
- a CDS encoding HEPN family nuclease, producing the protein MIFILDRNTAANLYLNLLVPWETVYRDIPEKGGFDIRSKEFTAYKRDNKFEIKPLNTKSESDKEINENLSFGSEARQLAIFQIGNNSRARSLFKHLRNSVAHAHVERLKIKNKWFLIFSAKSDDKYVLKAQIQESKLRDFIAALKSTAKNI